In Chryseobacterium camelliae, one DNA window encodes the following:
- a CDS encoding pirin family protein: MKSLNFLVIGKDQVILDTLKRIIEKNEGWKAVLINNESLSRDAIRSYHSDIVLLSSGLQDAFEQEIKVFCGELDQNIKVIEHYGGGSGLLLSEVEECFSETQNPGNRILHKADSREKTALDWLSGGKTFSFGDFYDPERVHFGALRVLNDDVIKSGKGFGTHPHDNMEIISIALEGTLIHEDNLGNRTEIKPGDIQVMSAGTGVMHSEFGKDEGGFGKFLQIWVYPKKRNVAPRYDQITLDLTKSHNSFQQILSPDPEDDGVWIYQDAWFHLGRFDHDIQTQYQIRKKGNGVYAFIIEGSAEIDGQKLDKRDGFGIYGIDDISIKSTSENTEILLMEVPMAW; the protein is encoded by the coding sequence ATGAAATCATTGAACTTCTTGGTAATCGGCAAAGACCAGGTCATCCTGGACACTTTAAAAAGGATCATTGAAAAAAACGAAGGCTGGAAAGCTGTTCTTATTAATAATGAAAGCCTTAGCCGTGACGCTATCAGGTCCTATCACTCCGATATCGTTCTGCTGAGTTCCGGGCTGCAGGATGCATTTGAACAGGAAATTAAAGTTTTCTGTGGGGAACTAGATCAAAATATAAAAGTAATCGAACATTACGGCGGAGGAAGCGGACTTTTGCTGAGCGAAGTGGAAGAATGCTTTTCGGAAACTCAAAATCCCGGAAACAGGATCCTGCATAAAGCAGATTCCAGGGAAAAAACGGCACTTGACTGGCTTTCAGGAGGGAAAACCTTCAGCTTTGGCGATTTTTATGATCCGGAACGCGTCCATTTCGGTGCTTTAAGAGTACTGAACGACGATGTTATAAAATCCGGAAAAGGTTTTGGCACCCATCCGCACGACAATATGGAAATCATCAGCATAGCGCTGGAAGGCACCCTGATCCACGAAGATAACCTGGGTAACAGAACAGAAATAAAACCCGGTGACATCCAGGTGATGAGCGCAGGAACAGGCGTAATGCACAGTGAATTTGGCAAAGATGAAGGCGGCTTCGGGAAATTCCTCCAGATTTGGGTGTATCCGAAAAAAAGAAATGTTGCTCCCAGATATGATCAGATCACGTTGGACCTTACGAAAAGCCACAACAGCTTCCAGCAGATCCTTTCTCCCGATCCTGAAGATGACGGTGTATGGATCTATCAGGATGCGTGGTTCCACCTGGGCCGTTTTGATCATGATATCCAGACTCAGTATCAGATCAGGAAAAAGGGGAATGGGGTGTATGCTTTCATTATTGAAGGAAGTGCAGAAATCGATGGCCAGAAACTGGACAAAAGGGATGGCTTCGGAATTTACGGGATTGATGACATATCAATTAAGTCAACATCAGAAAATACAGAAATTCTTCTGATGGAAGTGCCGATGGCGTGGTAA
- a CDS encoding GNAT family N-acetyltransferase has product MERTEVVLGNVKGEIQLFSDDQKAGKMDISVIGEKLTVYHTEVNKEYEGRGFAKILLEKLVSYARENHLKIVPLCRYVHAQFKRHPEEYNDVWLKEKL; this is encoded by the coding sequence ATGGAAAGAACTGAAGTTGTTTTAGGAAACGTAAAAGGAGAAATCCAGCTTTTTTCTGATGATCAGAAAGCAGGTAAGATGGATATCTCGGTGATCGGTGAAAAGCTGACGGTTTATCATACTGAAGTCAATAAAGAATATGAAGGCAGGGGTTTTGCCAAAATACTGCTGGAAAAACTGGTTTCCTATGCCAGGGAGAATCACCTCAAGATTGTCCCGTTGTGTCGTTATGTTCATGCCCAGTTTAAGCGGCATCCGGAAGAATATAATGACGTTTGGTTAAAAGAAAAACTATAA
- a CDS encoding methionine ABC transporter ATP-binding protein, with the protein MIEIKNISKTFHRKKQSFKALDDVSLSIDKGDIVGIIGFSGAGKSTLIRTVNLLERPDSGQVMINGTDFTQLKAGQLARERKKIGMIFQHFNLLSSRTVFENVALPLELDHTRSSEIREKVNGLLKIVGLEDKANEYPKSLSGGQKQRVAIARALANDPYLLLCDEATSALDPATTQSILQLLKDINRRLGITILLITHEMEVIKSICNHVAVIDQGKLIAKGTLSDIITNRSHPVIRQFINSDIMTIPQEFSKTLKKEPREGLYPLVEIELNEQISVEELLSVIYHEYHIPYKLLKADVEYFGDANVGKLLLQLQGKEEENQKAIYYFNRNKIQNTVRGYA; encoded by the coding sequence ATGATAGAGATTAAAAACATTTCAAAAACATTCCATCGGAAAAAGCAGTCGTTCAAGGCGCTGGATGATGTAAGCCTCAGTATAGACAAAGGTGATATTGTCGGGATCATCGGATTTTCGGGAGCCGGGAAAAGCACCCTGATCCGTACGGTCAACCTGCTGGAAAGACCAGACAGCGGACAGGTGATGATCAACGGAACGGATTTCACACAGCTAAAGGCCGGACAATTGGCCAGGGAACGAAAAAAAATCGGGATGATCTTCCAACATTTCAACCTGCTGTCTTCCCGTACGGTTTTTGAGAATGTTGCCCTGCCGCTGGAACTGGATCATACCCGGTCTTCTGAAATCCGCGAAAAAGTAAACGGACTTCTGAAGATTGTAGGACTTGAAGATAAGGCAAACGAATATCCTAAAAGCCTTTCCGGAGGACAGAAACAGAGGGTGGCCATCGCAAGGGCCCTGGCTAATGATCCCTATCTCCTGCTCTGCGACGAAGCTACCAGTGCCCTGGATCCGGCCACTACACAATCGATCCTACAACTTTTGAAAGATATCAACCGGCGCCTCGGCATTACGATCCTGCTCATTACACACGAAATGGAAGTGATCAAATCCATCTGTAACCATGTTGCAGTGATTGATCAGGGAAAGCTTATTGCAAAAGGTACATTAAGTGACATTATTACCAACCGGAGCCATCCGGTCATCAGACAATTCATTAATTCAGATATCATGACGATCCCACAAGAATTCAGCAAAACACTAAAAAAAGAGCCTCGGGAAGGTTTATATCCCCTGGTGGAAATAGAGCTCAACGAACAGATCAGCGTAGAAGAACTGCTGTCAGTTATCTACCATGAATACCATATTCCTTATAAGCTTCTGAAAGCAGATGTGGAGTATTTCGGAGATGCCAACGTCGGAAAACTGCTGCTCCAGCTTCAGGGCAAAGAAGAAGAAAACCAAAAGGCAATTTATTATTTCAACCGGAATAAAATTCAAAATACAGTACGCGGATATGCTTAG
- the metQ gene encoding methionine ABC transporter substrate-binding lipoprotein MetQ, with protein MKKITIISAFTAILISFTSCRSPKNDDPNFIRVGITFGPEQEIAETAKKVAKEKYNLDVELISFNDYVVPNEALNNGDIDANAFQHVPYLNEQSKQRGYHLAVVGNTFVYPIVAYSKKISNISQLRDGSTIAIPNDPTNGGRSLLLLQSNGLLKLRKGTGLLPKVTDISDNPKHLDIIEIEAPQLPRVLDDQKVVVAVINNNFAAQAGLDIKRYGILKEDKNSPYVNTIVTRQDNKNAENVRKFVKAYQSDEVDRKAQEVFKGGAVKGW; from the coding sequence ATGAAAAAAATAACGATTATAAGTGCTTTTACAGCCATACTGATAAGCTTTACTTCCTGCCGTTCCCCCAAAAATGATGATCCGAATTTTATCCGCGTTGGCATTACTTTCGGACCGGAACAGGAAATTGCCGAAACGGCTAAAAAAGTAGCCAAAGAAAAATATAATCTTGACGTGGAACTGATCTCATTTAATGATTATGTGGTTCCCAACGAAGCACTCAACAACGGTGACATTGATGCCAACGCATTTCAGCATGTCCCCTATCTTAACGAACAGTCTAAACAGAGGGGATATCACCTTGCTGTCGTGGGAAATACTTTTGTATACCCTATTGTTGCCTATTCTAAAAAGATCAGTAATATCAGCCAGCTCCGTGACGGCAGTACGATTGCCATCCCCAATGATCCGACCAACGGCGGACGATCTTTATTGCTGCTCCAGAGCAACGGACTGCTAAAACTCAGGAAAGGTACCGGACTGCTCCCTAAGGTGACTGATATTTCAGATAATCCCAAACACCTGGATATCATAGAGATTGAAGCACCACAGCTGCCGAGGGTACTGGACGACCAGAAAGTAGTGGTGGCAGTCATCAACAATAACTTTGCTGCTCAGGCAGGATTGGACATCAAACGCTACGGCATCCTCAAAGAAGATAAAAATTCACCGTATGTGAACACGATTGTGACACGTCAGGACAATAAAAATGCTGAGAACGTGAGAAAATTCGTTAAAGCCTACCAGTCGGATGAAGTAGACAGGAAAGCACAGGAGGTTTTTAAAGGAGGTGCGGTGAAGGGATGGTAG